The following is a genomic window from Hallerella porci.
GCGAACATCATAAAGCTGAAACGAATAAACGATTCGTTCACTTTCAATTTGAGGACTAGCAAAGTTTTATGGATACCACAAGAACAGAACGCATCCGCCTCGGCATCTTTCTTTTGATTTGCTTAGGAGCTGCAGTCGGATTCACCGTTTTCATCGCCGAGCAACAACTCGCCGACAAAAAAACGGAATATTATACGGTGTTTCACGAATCGGTCATCGGACTTTCCATCGATGCAAAAGTTTTACTCAACGGCATCGAAGTCGGTAACGTTACCCAAATTCATATCGATAGCACAAACCTCGGCAATGTCGTCGTGCGCTTTAATGTGAAAGAAGGAACACCCATCAAAACGGGAACGCGGACGCGGATGACTCACGGAATTTCACTCACGGGATTAAAAGATCTCGTCCTTTCGGGCGGTGAAGTTTCCGAAGCGGATATTCCCGCGGGCGGTTATGTGCAAGCCGGTGACAATATGCTCGCCAAAATTTCGGACAAAGCCGAAGAAACTTTTGACCGCGTCGCAGTCATCATGGATCAACTTTCGAAAATCCTTTCCGAAGACAATGCGAATCACATTTCCAATACTTTGAAAAATTTGGAATCGATGAGCGCAAACGCAAATAAAATCACCCGCGAAATTCAATCGCCGATGAAAGAAATCGAAGCGTCCGCGCAATCGCTGCATCAAACTCTCGACGATTTGAATAAAGCCGAAATCGCTAAAAAAATTGAAGACGATTTGGTCTTAATCCAAGCGAAGATGCAAGAATTAGACGTCAAATCCATCAACGAAAATACGGTTTCTGCGCTCAAGTCGGTAAGCGATATGACGAAACGCGCCGATATGGTTCTGTATAACAATCAAGATCGCCTTTCCGAAGTTTTGGATCAATTAAATGCTGTGCTTTCCAATCTTTCTGTCTTCTCGCAAAAGATTAAGCAAAATCCGTCGGCGCTTATCCGCGAATCCAAACAAACGGGCCGTTAATTTTATTGAGGACGCAAAATGAAGCATTTTATTCTCACTCTCAGTTTTCTTTCGTTACTCGCCCTTTCTGCGTGCTCCACCACCTCGGTGCAAACGCGTTATTATACTCTTGCTGCCGATGCCCAAGCAAAATCTTCGACAGCGACCGAATTCAGTTTAGTCGTCAAAAAATTCTCCGCCGATCCCGCGTATGCGCATTCGAATATCGTCTATCGCGAATCGCCCTACGATTTTATGTCGTATAATAACGATCTTTGGGCAACTTCTCCCGAATATCAAATCACCAATGTCGTCGCCGAAAATATCAAACAAAGCGGACTCTTTCAAAAAGTAGAAGTCCGCGCCTCGGCCATTCCCGATTACGAACTTTCGGGTTTTGTTTCTGCGATTGAAGAAGTCGATTTGGATTCTTCCGATCGTTACGCCCGCGTCGCGTTAGAGCTCACTTTCCGCGATGTGCAAAAAGATTCCGTTCTATGGAAAAAATCCTACGACGAAAAAGAAGCACTCGCAGGAAACGAACCGAGGGAAATTGCCAAAGCAGCGTCCAAACTCGTGAACCGTTACACCCAAGAAGCAATCGATGCGATGAGTTCTGCAATCGCCCGCTGAAAAATTTCTCGTGCAAACTTTCCGAAACATTTGTGACAAGAAACAAAAATTTATTTATCTTACAATCGCTAAAAGCGTAACCTCTTCAGGAGCGATTATGAAATTTTACAGGTTCATCGCACTCGGACTCGCAGTTCTTGCCTTTTCGGCGTGCAACAGCCGCTATTCTTCGTCGGTTCTCGTCGAACGCGGCGTCGAACAATATGAACGCGAATATTTTGCGACAAAAGAAAGTATGGGCATCGAAAAGCGCCTCAAAGATATCTTCTTGCAAGGCTACATCGAAGAAGGCATGACCCAAGAAATGGTGAACCTTCTTTGGGGACCTCCCGATCGCGAAATGCAAGACGGCTTCCTTTGGGAATACTTGACCCGCGATGGTCAACTCATCACTCGCCTCAAATGGAAAGAACCGGAAACCGCTCGCCTCAAAGGCTACGAACACGAACTCATTTTGGATAAAATTGAAGGCGACCGCTACGGCGGATCTGCTCCTCCGAAAAAGAGTTTAGAATCGGCTTATTAAGAAGCATTTTCAAAAAGCGCCGCCCCCAAGGTGACGCTTTTTTTCTACATTTGGTTTGGAATTTATTCTAACAATCCTACGAAGGAGTTAAACATTATGCGTCAGTACATTATTGCTGGTAACTGGAAGATGAACAAGACCGTGAGCGAAAGCGTCCAACTCGCAAGCGACATCGTCGCTGCAGTCAAAGACGTGAAGAAGACCGAAGTGGTCATCGCTCCGACTTACCTCGCCGCAGCAAAAGTTGCCGATGTCATCAAGGGTTCGAACGTGAAGCTCGCCATCCAAGACATTCATTGGAAGGATCAGGGCGCATTCACCGGTAAAGTTTCCGTAGACATGGTGAAGGAAATCGGCGCTGATTACATTATCATCGGCCACTCCGAACAGCGTCAATATTTCCACGAAACAGACGAAACCGTGAACCTCAAGGTGAAGAAGACTCTCGCCGCTGGTATCAAGGTGATCATCTGCATCGGTGAAACTCTCGAACAGCGCGAAACTGGCGTTCTCAAAGAAGTTCTCGGCCTCCAGATCAAGGGCGCACTCGCAGGCGTTTCCGCTGAAGACGCAGACAAGAACGTCGTCCTCGCTTACGAACCGGTTTGGGCGATCGGCACCGGCAAAACCGCTACCGACGAACAAGCAGAAGAAGTCCACGCTTACATCCGTTCTCTCATCAAGGAAATCTACGGCGAAAAGATTGCCGAAGATATGCGCATCCAATACGGTGGATCGATGAAGGGTGCAAACGCTGCAGGTCTTCTCGCTCAGAAGGATATCGACGGCGGTCTTATCGGTGGTGCAGGCCTCAAGGCTGATACCTTCAAGGCAATCATCGACGCAGCCGAAGCCAAGTAATCTCAGCTGAAGGAATCAAAATGTCAACACTCTTTTGGGTCGGAATCGTAATCCACATCTTCCTCTGCCTTTTCTTGATTCTGTTGATTCTTCTTCAGAACGATAAGATGGGCGGTCTCGCAGGCCTCGGCGGAATGACTTCGCAATCTGCATTCTCCACTGCAGGTGCGGCAACGTTCGTTCAGAAGCTCACGAGAGTCGTCGGCATCATTTACTTGGTGCTGGTCTTTGCCCTCGGGTACATGACCATTCAGGAAGATCGCTCGGTCAAGGCAACCTCGTCGCTCAAGCAGTCTGCAGAACAATCTGCAACTGCGGCTCCGCAGATTCCTGCAACCGCGATTCCCGCAGCACCTGCCGCCGAAGTTCCGGCAGCAGAACTCCCCGCTGCCCAGTAATCATTCCGATTAGAATTGCAACAAAAGGTTCTGCGAAAGCGGAGCCTTTTGCGTTATAGAACGAAAATCAATCCAGAACACCAAATAGGATTTCTGAAAAAATCGCTTTTCGAAAAAAAAAGTGATTTTTTTTGCCTTACCCCTTGACAAGGCTTGACGGATTATCTATATTAGGGCGCGTAATCAAGTTAACCACGCGGTCG
Proteins encoded in this region:
- the tpiA gene encoding triose-phosphate isomerase produces the protein MRQYIIAGNWKMNKTVSESVQLASDIVAAVKDVKKTEVVIAPTYLAAAKVADVIKGSNVKLAIQDIHWKDQGAFTGKVSVDMVKEIGADYIIIGHSEQRQYFHETDETVNLKVKKTLAAGIKVIICIGETLEQRETGVLKEVLGLQIKGALAGVSAEDADKNVVLAYEPVWAIGTGKTATDEQAEEVHAYIRSLIKEIYGEKIAEDMRIQYGGSMKGANAAGLLAQKDIDGGLIGGAGLKADTFKAIIDAAEAK
- the secG gene encoding preprotein translocase subunit SecG; translated protein: MSTLFWVGIVIHIFLCLFLILLILLQNDKMGGLAGLGGMTSQSAFSTAGAATFVQKLTRVVGIIYLVLVFALGYMTIQEDRSVKATSSLKQSAEQSATAAPQIPATAIPAAPAAEVPAAELPAAQ
- a CDS encoding ABC-type transport auxiliary lipoprotein family protein, whose amino-acid sequence is MKHFILTLSFLSLLALSACSTTSVQTRYYTLAADAQAKSSTATEFSLVVKKFSADPAYAHSNIVYRESPYDFMSYNNDLWATSPEYQITNVVAENIKQSGLFQKVEVRASAIPDYELSGFVSAIEEVDLDSSDRYARVALELTFRDVQKDSVLWKKSYDEKEALAGNEPREIAKAASKLVNRYTQEAIDAMSSAIAR
- a CDS encoding MlaD family protein, with protein sequence MDTTRTERIRLGIFLLICLGAAVGFTVFIAEQQLADKKTEYYTVFHESVIGLSIDAKVLLNGIEVGNVTQIHIDSTNLGNVVVRFNVKEGTPIKTGTRTRMTHGISLTGLKDLVLSGGEVSEADIPAGGYVQAGDNMLAKISDKAEETFDRVAVIMDQLSKILSEDNANHISNTLKNLESMSANANKITREIQSPMKEIEASAQSLHQTLDDLNKAEIAKKIEDDLVLIQAKMQELDVKSINENTVSALKSVSDMTKRADMVLYNNQDRLSEVLDQLNAVLSNLSVFSQKIKQNPSALIRESKQTGR